From Demequina capsici, one genomic window encodes:
- a CDS encoding ATP-dependent Clp protease proteolytic subunit, whose protein sequence is MSSSEYQAIQAAARTAGTLGGVAGFGGAAPQGPASRYILPQFEERTAYGFKRQDPYAKLFEDRIVFLGVQIDDASADDVMAQLLVLESQDPDRDIKIYINSPGGSQTALTAIYDTMQYVKPHIQTVCLGQAASAAAVLLAAGQPGQRLALPNARVMIHQPRIEGGSRAQASDIEIYAEEILRMREWLENTLALHSGQTPEKVREDIERDTFLSAAEAKEYGLVDEVLESRKSQALAAKA, encoded by the coding sequence GTGAGCAGCTCCGAGTACCAGGCCATCCAGGCCGCCGCGCGCACCGCGGGCACCCTTGGCGGCGTAGCCGGCTTCGGCGGCGCCGCACCCCAGGGGCCGGCATCGCGCTACATCCTGCCCCAGTTCGAGGAGCGCACGGCCTACGGATTCAAGCGCCAGGACCCGTACGCCAAGCTGTTCGAGGACCGCATCGTGTTCCTCGGCGTGCAGATCGACGACGCCTCTGCGGACGACGTGATGGCGCAGCTGCTCGTGCTGGAGTCGCAGGACCCCGACCGGGACATCAAGATCTACATCAACTCGCCCGGTGGCTCGCAGACCGCGCTCACCGCGATCTACGACACGATGCAGTACGTGAAGCCGCATATCCAGACAGTGTGCCTGGGACAGGCGGCCTCCGCCGCGGCGGTGCTGCTCGCGGCGGGCCAGCCCGGGCAGCGTCTTGCGCTCCCGAACGCGCGCGTGATGATCCACCAGCCGCGCATCGAGGGCGGCTCGCGCGCCCAGGCGTCGGACATCGAGATCTACGCCGAGGAGATCCTGCGCATGCGCGAGTGGCTGGAGAACACGCTCGCCCTGCACTCCGGCCAGACGCCGGAGAAGGTGCGCGAGGACATCGAGCGAGACACGTTCCTCTCCGCCGCCGAGGCG